One stretch of Oncorhynchus keta strain PuntledgeMale-10-30-2019 unplaced genomic scaffold, Oket_V2 Un_contig_4464_pilon_pilon, whole genome shotgun sequence DNA includes these proteins:
- the LOC127924694 gene encoding PHD finger protein 21B-like → MSWPQNFVQSYVTHKTVREGEKRSLLRRNVELKKECAHLEEQDQQLSKSLTQKVMGVRERLIGQQRDTQSSLERLKALIRLIQRDQMIQVTMTATATTTGVSLLSLPWIKPSGAATHTVPPAGPSMLLQQKTLVMPQSQTQSQAQGNV, encoded by the exons ATGTCGTGGCCACAGAACTTTGTCCAGTCCTATGTGACACACAAGACGG tgagagagggggagaagaggagtcTACTCAGGAGGAATGTAGAGCTGAAGAAGGAGTGTGCTCACCTGGAGGAACAGGATCAGCAACTCAGCAAGTCCCTCACG CAGAAGGTGATGGGCGTGCGGGAGCGTCTGATTGGTCAACAGAGGGACACCCAGTCCTCCCTGGAGCGTCTCAAGGCTCTGATTCGTCTGATCCAAAGAGACCAGATGATccaggttaccatgacagccACCGCCACCACCACCGGAGTGTCCCTGCTCTCCCTGCCCTGGATCAAACCCTCCGGCGCCGCCACACACACAGTGCCCCCTGCTGGACCGTCTATGCTACTGCAGCAGAAGACTCTGGTCATGCCACAGTCTCAGACACAGAGCCAGGCTCAGGGCAATGTCTGA